A window of Candidatus Binatia bacterium genomic DNA:
GGCCGTGTTGGCAAGCCTGGGACTCATCGTCCTCTTCTTTTTCTCCAAGACCGCGGCGAAATTTCTTGGCCTCTATCCGGCCGGAGCTGCTTTCGGGTTTGCCAGAAGAGTCAATCTTTACACGAACCTGATGATGTCAACCGGCCTCACTTTTGGAACGATCTCCGCGCTCTATGGTCTGACGCACGGAATCATCACGCAAGATCAGTATTCCGTTCTTGTCGTCACCGTGATTTTAACGGCTATTGTCCCGACAGTGATCGCTCAGACCTTCTTCGAGCCGAAAGGGAAGGAACGCGAGGCTCTGTTTGCGCAAAAAGGAGGGAAGGGAAATGTTTAAGAGGATTCTCGTCGCTTACGACGGCTCGGACGGCGCCAAGTTTGCGTTGGACAAGGTTACAGAGATGGCTGAGGCCGCCGCGGCCGAGCTTCTGCTCCTCGCGGTCGGCAGAATCCCGGAATATGCCGAGACGGTGAGCGAAGCGGAAGAGGCTAGAGAGCAAGCAAAGAGCTACTATTCGAAGATCATGGAAGACGCCGCTGATCGTCTGAGACAACAGGGTTTGTCCGCGACGGTCCGCATAGATTTTGGCAAGCCGGGCGATGTGATCTTAAGGATTGCAGAGGAATCGGGCGCCGATCTCATCGCGCTAGGAACAAACCCTCATTCCGCCATGAGGAGAAGGTTTCTCGGGGCCACCGTGGATAAAGTGGTAGATCGCGCCCACTGCTCGGTCTTGGTTGTTAGACGCGAGACGGCCGAATGATCGGAAGCTCCGATATCCTGCTCCTGGGCGGCGGCGCCTTCGTCGCCTCGGTGCTGGCCGCGGTCGCAGGCTTCGGCGGGGCGGCGATCTTGCTGCCGATCCTCGTCCCGATCTTCGGCGTCCGCGACGCGATCCCGATCCTAACCGTTGCGCAGCTCGTCGGGAACCTGAGCCGCGTCTGGTTCAATCGCCGCGAGCTGGATTTGCCCGTTGTCGGCTGGTTCGCCGCCGGCGGCGTGCCGGCCGCGCTCGCCGGAGGATTTCTATTCGCGTCGGCGCCGCTCTCGTTTCTCACCCGCTTGTTGGGCGTCTTTCTCATCGCGGTTGTGATCTACCGCCATAGCGGCAAACGCCCGGCGGGAAGGCTTCCGCTCCGCGCCTTCCCCTTCATCGGCGCCGTTTTCAGTTTTCTCTCGGCGCTCTTGGGCAGCGTCGGACCCATCATGATTCCTTTCTTTCTGGCTTACGGACTTGTCAAAGGCGCGCTCATCGGCACGGAAGCTCTAGCTACGGTCGTGATGCACGTTACCAAGTTGGTGGCTTACGGCAGCGCGGCGGTTCTAACGACCGCCGGTCTCGTGGCGGGACTCGCCGTGGGATCGATCATGATCGTCGGTTCTTTCGCCGGAAAAAAACTTCTGGACCGCCTGCCCGAGCGGCTCTTCGTCGCGCTCGTCGAGCTTACGCTCGTCGTCGCGGGCGTTCTATTCCTGATCCGGGGATAGACCGTAGGGGGACGGCATGGCGAAGAAAGATCGTCAACAAAGATTTTTCGAGCGAGATGCATTGACATTCAGAACGAGCTTGTTATTCGTGAGTGTATGTATTCACGGAGAAAGAAACCTTCCGTTCTGATCGTTCTTCTGTTTTTCTGCGTCGTTGTTTTCTACGTTGAGTTGAGTCATGCGGCGCGCATGCGAAATTTCTCGAGCGCAGAGATCTCGGTCGGTGCGCGCGCTTTCGAACGGAGTGGCGCTCCGACGACGGAGCGGGAGGCGTTCAAAAAAACGCCGCTTGCCGACAAGGAGACCGCTTTTTCGGAACCTGCCCGGACTCCATCGCGAGACCTGCCCTCGAAGGAAAGACGCGTCGAGGACGCCTTACTCAATTTTCGCGCGCTTTCTCTGCCCCGGCTCATTCTCGCTCCCAAAGTTTCCACCAATCTATTTCTCTCCGTTCTCAATCTTTGATCTGCGCCGGTTCTTGAAGCGGATAGTCCGCTCAACAACGGGCGCTTTCCGCGCCGCGAACCGCGTGATTTCACCCAGTGACCGGCGCGCGCCCCCAATAAGAACAAGGAAAAGGAGATGTCTAAAAATGTTGCATCAAACCAAGGGTGTATTTTGTCTGCTTGTCGTGATTTTAGCTGGAGCGTTGGCCTTCAATGCGGTTCCTGCGAGGGCGCTTCAAGATGTTCGCGAGGATATTCCTCCCAGGGTCGTCGGAGAGATTCCCGGCGCTCCGGTCGGTTATTGTCACATGAAATTTCCCGCGATCGACGAGAAAACTTTAGGAACCGACCGGCCGAGGCTTGAGCGCCCCGACTCGGGCAATATCATCGACTTCTACGGTCCCTGCGATCATGACCCGCTGGGCGCGGAAGAAGTCCAGAGACAGATGAACGAGAACCAGATGGAGCGTGTCCGGGATGGCGAGTAGTTTGGGCTGAACGGTTTCTCGTCGCCCGGCATGCGGGGTGCGCGGCATCGGGGAGAGGCGTCTCTCCCCGATGCGCGGCGCTAACGCCCGATGCGTTTGCGTTTGTTGGCGATGTAATCGACCACGATGTAGTTGCCGATCTGGTCGGGTGAGGTATAAAAGACGCGTCCGGTGTTCAGGCGCGAGAGCTGATCGATAAAGCCGCGGCGATAAAAATCGGTGCCGAGCATGAAGGTGTTGATCTTGATGCCGCTCTGCGTGCAGCGCCGGACTTCTTTCAGCGTCTCCTGGACGATCCGCTCGTGCAAAAGCGCGGAGCCCCAGCCGCTGTGGAGCCGTCCGCCGCGGTCGAGGGTCACCGCGGTCGGCTCGCCGTCGGTGATAAGGATGATCTGACGGTTGGCCGCCTTCTGCGAGCCCAGGATCTGGCGCGAATAGCGCAGCGCCTCTTTGATGTCGGTGCCGTGCTCCATGAAATAGGTGATGGCCACGATCGATGGCAGGTCCTGCGCGCGGATCACTTTGGCGTTGGAGCGGAAAGCCACGAGGTGAAGCACATCCTGCGGATATTTGGTCTCGATCAGACGGTGCAGCGCGAGCGCGACTTTTTTTCCCGCGTGCAGCGCGTCGTTCATCAGCATCGAATAGCTCACGTCGATCAGCAGCACGGTCTCGCAGTCGCTGGAGAATTCCTGGCGGTGGACGGTGAAATCTTCCGGTCCGATCTTTAACGGCACGCCGCGTTCGCCCCTTTCCAGAGCCTTCATCAGCGTCTCGCTGATATTGACGTTGAGCGGGTCGCCGTATTCGTATTTCTTCGTGTCTTCCAGCGTGTCGCCTTGCAGTCCTTTCAAGGTCGTGTTGTGGTCGCCCCAGCGGTTCTTGTTGAGCATCTGAAAGATTTCTCTGAGCGCTTTGTCGCCGATTCTTCTCATGCCCTTGGGACTGAGCTTGAGGCCCTGGCCGGTGCGGACGAGGTAGCCGTCCTCTTCCAGCATGCCCTCGATGCCTTTCAGATACTTGAGCTGCTCGTAGGCTTCTTCCCCCAGCAGCTCGCGGATATCGTCCAGGTTGAGATCCGCGATATCCGCCATGCCCCTTTGTCCCCAGCGGAGAAACTGCTCCAACCGCTTCAGTTGCCCGAGAATCTGACCGGCTTCGCCCATGCCCATTCTCTCGGAGCCCTGGAACGGATACTGGTTCAAAAGCTGCTGCAACTGGTCCATTTGATTCAGCGCGTCGCTCAACTGGCCCAGCTGTTCCTGCGTGAGGGAATTCAAATTCTCCAGAAGGTTGTCCAGATCTTCCACCGCCGCATCCAGCATATTGGGAAGGTTCTTGAGAAAATTTTCGTCTTCGAGGAGCCGGTTCATTCGATCCAGCATGTCCATGAGGTTTTGCTGGCCCTGGCCCGTCAGATTCTGCGGCCGCTTCATCTTGCTCTGCGATAGCTGCTCTTTGAGACGCTCTCTCAGCTCCTGGTAGCGCTCGAATCCCTCCTGCATCTTGCGCGCCAGCTCGTCCATGTTCTGCGCGTAGCGTCCGGAGAGTCGCTCCATGAAGTTGCGCATCTTTTCGTGGTAGGCCTCGAGCTTTTCCGCCAGGCTGTTGAGCTTGTCGCTGAGCGCTTTGGCCTCTTCGGGCGTGAGCTTGAATGAATCCGGCGAATACTTCTCCAGCAGCTCCTTCTTCTTTTCCTCGGCTTCGCGGAGGATATCCCTCAGCCCTTTGACCGAGCGGAGCCCATCCTCGGAGGCGACGCCGCGGCGCATCAAGTCTCGGAGCGCCCGGCGCACGCCTTCTTCCTCCAGGAAATTGTCGGAGAGGTGCTTGAGCAGGTCCTCGGAAGTCGGGAAGCGGATCTGCTGCGTGCCGTCCCACTGAGTGTAGCGATGGATTCTCATCGAAGGTCAATATAGCTCAGAAGAAAGTAGAAGGAAATAGGACTAAAGAAGGTCGTAGGAGGCAGTCGATAGGACGTAGAAAACGCTTGCGATTCTCTCCGATTGAAATGGTGAAATCAAGAAGTTCTACGAGACGTGCGTTCGGGCCACTCCGTCAAGCCATGGAAGAAGCTTTTAAAAAAGCTCATTGACATGGAGACTAAGGGAATATAGGGTTGAGCCGTTCTAACCAAAGGGCCTAACGTGGTCCCAATTCATATAAAGCGCGTTTCTCTGATCGTTTTTTTTTGTTTCGAGCCTTTTTTCTGTCGAGGGCTTGCCTATTATGAAGACAGTAACAACGGTTTTGCTAGTTTTTCTGTGGGTGTCCCCATCCTTGGCTGCATCTTTGGAGGAGTTGGCCAAGCCGGAAGGGGAAGTGGTTTTTTATAGTTCGCTCAACAGCGATCAAATTAAAGCGCTGACGGACGGCTTCAGCAAGAAATATCTCCATATAAAAGTGTCTTTTTTTCGCGCGACCGGCGAGCGAATTATGCAGCGCATTCTCGCCGAGGCGCAGGCCGGGCGTCACGCGGTAGACGTTTTCACCGTAGCGGGAATAAAGATTCAGCCGATTAAGGATAGGGGATTGACCGCTAAGTTCGTACCCGAGGCCAGCCCTTTTTATGCCGACGGCGTCAAAGACCCTGAAGGGCATTGGACCAGTCTTCTACTATTGTTGAGCGCCATGGGGTACAACACGAAACTCACTTCGCCCGGCGAAGCTCCGAAGAAATATGAAGACCTACTTTCTCCCAAGTGGAAAGGTAAAATTGGCATCCATGCTCGGGATCCGGAGTGGTTTCTAAACCTACAGCGGCGCATGGGAAGAGAAAAAGCCAGAGCTTTTCTGAAAAGCCTCTCGACCCAAAATCCCGGTGTCCAACAAGGGCACACTCTTTTGGTGCAGCTTTTGACCGCCGGAGAATACCATCTGGCGTCGAATATATACGCCCACACGCTGGCGCGGGAGCAGGCAAAGGGAGCGCCGGTGCAATGGATTTTCGAAGAACCTGTCGTCACTTACATGGTTCCGATCGCGTTGGCCAAAAATGCTCGCCATCCCAACGCCGGCAAGGTCTTCATCAACTTTGCCTTGTCGCGCGAAGGGCAAATCCTGCTTCGCGATCAAGAGGCGATTCCCGCCCATAAGAATGTCGACGCAAAAGCGGTTTCTTTGAAAGGGCTAAGGCTCCTTCCCAGCGATCCTCACATGGCGAAGGACTACGAAGCGGCTTTAGGGGAGATGCAAGTTTTACTGGGGACTAAATAGGGAACGTTCCAAAAGCTGGCGATGGCCCCGAAAGGCCGCATCACTCCTTTGGATAGCGCCGTAAGAAATCAATAAAGGCTTCGACGAAAGGAGATCCTCGGCGAGTCTTCTGGACGGTGAGATAGAGAGGCTGCTTCAGATCGAGACCTGAAACCTTGATCAGCTTCAATCGGTTGGCCTTAAGGTCTGATAGGACGTGACACTTCGAAAGAAGGCTGATGCCCAAACCGCCTGCCACCGCGTTTTTAATCGCGTCTCTGGCGCCTAACTGAACATCAACTTCCAGCGTTGGTGTCAAAGAAAATCCTATTTCGGCAAATTTCGATTCTATCATCTCGCGAACCGGAGTCCCTTTTGTATAAAGAATCCATTGTTCCTTGCCGAGAAGCTTTAAAGGAACGGAGTCCCGTTTGGCAAGCGGATGTCTCGGCGGGGCAATCACTACTATCTGCTCTTCACGATAGGGCTCACTATGTAGGAGACTAGAATGTGGACGCCGGCTCATAATCGCAATATCGAGTTCTCCGTCTACTAGCATTTGTTCAAGAATCTCGCCCGCTTGAAATTTGATCACGACTTCAACACCGGGGTAGTTCTTCTTGAACATTTGAATTGCCATAGGGAGAAAAGATGCTGCGGCCAACGCCGAACCCCCAATACGGAGACGGCCTTTCTTTAGGCCCCTTATTTCCTCTAGCTCTTGCGGAATTTTCTCGACCGTGGCGAGCACGTTCTCCGCGCGCTTCAAAAGCAGTCTGCCGGCCTCGGTGAGGTGGGGTTTTACACCCAACCTATCGAAGAGCTTGACCCCAAGCTCTTTTTGCAGGCTGATGACTAACGAGGAGACGGAAGGTTGGCTGATCTGCAAAACTTTTCCCGCTTTGGTGAAGCTTCCTTCCTTAGCCACTGTCGCGAACGTCTTTAACTGCCACAGTGTCATCAACATTCTCCTAATAGCTTGATCGGGAGTTTCTCGCTGTCCAAGTGAGAAATCAAGAATGTTTCTTCGAATACAATTCATTCGATTGGCCTATAAGGCAAAGAATTTGCATCGTGTTTTTGGTAGCATCCGGTCCTTCGGCTAACTTGGCGGCCCTCTGCTCGGGAAGATTCGCCGCCGCGTTGACCGCCAGAGAAGCCGTTGACAATGAAGCAATGAGAATATTAATAAGTATAAGGCCATCGAAGCAGGATAATAAGCGAGAGCATGATGGTAAGAATTATCTCCCTGACTGTTCTTTGTGGCCTTGCTTTTTTCTTTGTTCCTGATTCGGTATGGGGCCAATCCGACCATACGGC
This region includes:
- a CDS encoding VWA domain-containing protein, producing MRIHRYTQWDGTQQIRFPTSEDLLKHLSDNFLEEEGVRRALRDLMRRGVASEDGLRSVKGLRDILREAEEKKKELLEKYSPDSFKLTPEEAKALSDKLNSLAEKLEAYHEKMRNFMERLSGRYAQNMDELARKMQEGFERYQELRERLKEQLSQSKMKRPQNLTGQGQQNLMDMLDRMNRLLEDENFLKNLPNMLDAAVEDLDNLLENLNSLTQEQLGQLSDALNQMDQLQQLLNQYPFQGSERMGMGEAGQILGQLKRLEQFLRWGQRGMADIADLNLDDIRELLGEEAYEQLKYLKGIEGMLEEDGYLVRTGQGLKLSPKGMRRIGDKALREIFQMLNKNRWGDHNTTLKGLQGDTLEDTKKYEYGDPLNVNISETLMKALERGERGVPLKIGPEDFTVHRQEFSSDCETVLLIDVSYSMLMNDALHAGKKVALALHRLIETKYPQDVLHLVAFRSNAKVIRAQDLPSIVAITYFMEHGTDIKEALRYSRQILGSQKAANRQIILITDGEPTAVTLDRGGRLHSGWGSALLHERIVQETLKEVRRCTQSGIKINTFMLGTDFYRRGFIDQLSRLNTGRVFYTSPDQIGNYIVVDYIANKRKRIGR
- a CDS encoding sulfite exporter TauE/SafE family protein; amino-acid sequence: MIGSSDILLLGGGAFVASVLAAVAGFGGAAILLPILVPIFGVRDAIPILTVAQLVGNLSRVWFNRRELDLPVVGWFAAGGVPAALAGGFLFASAPLSFLTRLLGVFLIAVVIYRHSGKRPAGRLPLRAFPFIGAVFSFLSALLGSVGPIMIPFFLAYGLVKGALIGTEALATVVMHVTKLVAYGSAAVLTTAGLVAGLAVGSIMIVGSFAGKKLLDRLPERLFVALVELTLVVAGVLFLIRG
- a CDS encoding universal stress protein, encoding MFKRILVAYDGSDGAKFALDKVTEMAEAAAAELLLLAVGRIPEYAETVSEAEEAREQAKSYYSKIMEDAADRLRQQGLSATVRIDFGKPGDVILRIAEESGADLIALGTNPHSAMRRRFLGATVDKVVDRAHCSVLVVRRETAE
- a CDS encoding extracellular solute-binding protein — translated: MAASLEELAKPEGEVVFYSSLNSDQIKALTDGFSKKYLHIKVSFFRATGERIMQRILAEAQAGRHAVDVFTVAGIKIQPIKDRGLTAKFVPEASPFYADGVKDPEGHWTSLLLLLSAMGYNTKLTSPGEAPKKYEDLLSPKWKGKIGIHARDPEWFLNLQRRMGREKARAFLKSLSTQNPGVQQGHTLLVQLLTAGEYHLASNIYAHTLAREQAKGAPVQWIFEEPVVTYMVPIALAKNARHPNAGKVFINFALSREGQILLRDQEAIPAHKNVDAKAVSLKGLRLLPSDPHMAKDYEAALGEMQVLLGTK
- a CDS encoding LysR family transcriptional regulator; protein product: MTLWQLKTFATVAKEGSFTKAGKVLQISQPSVSSLVISLQKELGVKLFDRLGVKPHLTEAGRLLLKRAENVLATVEKIPQELEEIRGLKKGRLRIGGSALAAASFLPMAIQMFKKNYPGVEVVIKFQAGEILEQMLVDGELDIAIMSRRPHSSLLHSEPYREEQIVVIAPPRHPLAKRDSVPLKLLGKEQWILYTKGTPVREMIESKFAEIGFSLTPTLEVDVQLGARDAIKNAVAGGLGISLLSKCHVLSDLKANRLKLIKVSGLDLKQPLYLTVQKTRRGSPFVEAFIDFLRRYPKE